The Oryza glaberrima chromosome 5, OglaRS2, whole genome shotgun sequence DNA segment agaggcaatggactccccagcgacccccacggacttctcgccgcttcacagtctggcacactataatgaatcatgctatacaaaagataaagccgttacccacgctggcttgtggttggcacggtaaatgtttcacaacagtagctcgcgaaccggtccttaattgtcatgagcacaaccatcaaaaccatatgctcacaacccaccttaaccaggttttaattagcaattaattaccatcacacgattaaccatctgagctaccattgaatataaccataattaataataataataatataatataatttatatttaacccctttagttagctaatgtttctaagcatagCTAAGCGaatatacatatagcatttagctgaaccaatccaatgtataaggttcatgctaatcaaattataacccataggaaaataaagtcatcttcggccattaattaacgGGAAAAGGTtaaccacccgatgacattcgaaaataatgcatagttgaaataaaacaatagctttaaacgggttcaacatgctcaaagggttgtttgggatctgtgtgacttgccttgggcttccacaGACGCTTCGaaaccttcctcaacggaaacactctcctccggaacgtcggaaactaacgcaattaaacaaaaatcaacaaaacagtacaaaaacaagcataaacagtacatgtggatacttttaacatgtagatctcaattttagaaaaatttagcaacttaaaccacctgaaacggatctacggttatttaagttatgattttccgaagttttaatctattagaaaaagggaaaaagaaaaaacgttgatgacgtcatgatgacatcatcaatggccggCCCGGgttggcgacctcgccggagattggatggtTGGCcgggattttggaggacatgtacacgtagaggacgacgagacgaacccaacggtactcaccctcgagccaaacgacgaacgacgacggccggcgacgagatgaacggcggcggcggctccggtcggcggtggcgggtaggctccggtggtcggcggctaCGGGGGACGGGCGGCCGGGCTTCCCCTCACCTTGGCGCACctattggcggcggcggcaagcggcggcgacgacgaaggcggcggcacggcgctaccggagatggccggcggcggtggcgagctaggcggcggtggcgacgactcTACGGGGCACTAGAGAGCTCGGgaaagggggcaaacgaaagaggaggactaggggatcctatttatagccttggattggagagatcggactcctcccgcaagaaatcgatccgggaaatcaaaaactcggttttggagataaactcgaaaacgagttcgattcggataaatactcaacgattagctccgatttttggggataaagatagaggaggatgagaggatcaaaacccctcaaacaaTAGGACTCGGGGAGACCGGATTCGATGCGGATTTGGAGGGGAAAGGGGGCGGCTCGGGCGGCATGGCTgggctcggccggccggctgctagAGGTTAGGGAAGGgtccgacatgtggggcccacatgtcggtctCCCGAgtggagggggcggctggcggGTTGGGttgggccggctcggcggcTTTGGGCCGGCTCGggcgcgcgggagagagaggagttgCGCCGGATCGGCCCAACGACTTAGGGAAgggatttttgaactttttaactaaaataatttgtgaaatgttgttccaattattaaaaatacttcccttgctcaaataattcccagaaaattctagaaaatagagaaacaagtaaagtatttaataaaattttatctagctcatttttatgttgaaaagtttcctagattattagagtttaacttgtaggcttttaatttaatttctaaaaaagaCTTAAACAAATGTATTTataatttaggcgatttttagggcgtgacactAGCTAGTCGTAATCACCATCCTAATATTAAAGCTTccatcatatatttttacaaattataCCAGTCTTGGATTTAAGGAGCAGCCTGTGCCAATTTGCTACTTTGTAATCATTAACTCCTAATTTTAGAATGAAAATCACAAAATACATAGAGTAGTTCTACTATAAGATTAACATctccaaattcaaaattaagtaattgtaaaatatgtagtctcagttatagtattttttttcatgacttAATAGTTATGATATTCAGAATTATAATTAATAAGTACTGAGTTGTACTCAACGTTATGgccattttttcatttttttaattcaataagtatgaatttataaatttataattatgAAATTATATGATTTTAGAAATTCTAATATAATTGTGTTGTACTTACATGTCCTCTTATTTAATCTATTCAAtcgcaattgattttatttttttagatttgagtTATTTTATATTGTATATGGGATGGACTTTTTTTTGCTCTAAATCTAAGTCCATCTACCGCCACCAGAATTAGCACGGATAGATTATTTTCAATCTAGTGTAAATGTGTAACTGCACACTCTCTAGCCAAAAAGAtaacaaggaaaaaaattgcatgtATGTGCTCGAGCAATTAATGTAAACACCTAGTCTGTAGTGGAATGAAAAATCCTATACTTATGTATTCTCATAATATATACAGCTTAAGAATACAATTAATACTATGGGGCATGGTTGGTCCAGAAGAGAGATTAGGTAGATAGTTAATCTcgccggaaaaaaaaagaaaggtagATAGCTAATCTTTTTTAGACACAAGGCCAACGGCCCAGCTTATAATGAAAGAGGTTTTACGTCGCTAGGGGTTACCCAGTTTAACAGCAGCACAAAAACAGGAGGGATAGTTATCCTTACATATTCTTTTATCTAAGAGCCGTGGGATCGTTGAGATATTAAGAGCCGTGGGATCGCTGAGAGATTAAGGCTGCCACGTTAGCTTGATTTGGACAAAGCTAACAACGATAAAGCTAACAACGACAAAGCCACAAATGAGGCCTCCAATCGTTTTGGTTGGGCTTAATATTACCTTTGCCGGCCCTTCCTTACACATGGGATGTTTCCTTTCTTATCGCTCGGCCTGCTCAGCCCCCTACCTTGGTGCGATACTGCTGTTTCTCCTCTTCCCACACGCAGCAGCGCCGCATCGATTTGGGTGCTCACTACATATGGTGCTCGCCGGATTGGCCGGCGTCCCTGCCGCCGTACACGGTAGTGGAGGTCCCTTGCTGAAAACTCCTCTCTGCTGGTCCGTAGACGCCTCCTTTCACCATTCTCTCCTCTTCAATTTTTTCGGTGAGGTCGCCGCACAGTCCCTATTCTTGCTTTCTCCCCTTTCTTCCTGTGCAAATCTAATCCAGTGGATTCTTATGTTTCTCTTCTTTCCCAGGGATTTCTTCACCGTCCGGTTGTGCATTGGCTTCCCCTAGGACCTTCTTGCGTCGCCTGATTCATCTGCAGGGTGTGCCGCCGTGGGAGACCCTAGGCCTCCACTTCCCGTGCTAAGGTAGTTCAATCATGCTTGGGTGATACCAATTTTTTCCTTATTGTGTGACATTGATTTCTTAGCTTTTTTTATTGGTTTTTCAGTTTGTTCATCATGTTTATTATTACTCTATTTACCGATGCCAACCGCACTTACCTCTCCACTAACCAATCTACCACCTTGCCTACATCGGCCGCATCGCTAGCTTCCATCATAGAAGGGGGAAGCAAAGAAGATAGCAACAGCTTAGGGGCACAACCAGAAGATCAACCGGTTCTTCTCCCATCTACTGATCTACATGTCCATAAAGCTGTGGAATTACAAGATCAACCGACTATTCTCCTATGCACTCATCCAGATCTCCTACAAAATTAGGTATTTTCGTCAAATAGATCTCCTCTACATATTTGTTCGTGGTTTGTCTTAGAAGCATCCAATTAATGCTTTTTCTTCCCCTACATACATACACCCATTCATTGAGCCTGCCTTTGCTCAAAAATACCTTTCACTTGCAGGAATCAACTACCAATTTCGTCTAGCAGATCCAAACAAGTCAACCAATACTGCATATTCCACCCACACATGACGATCTGTCACAGCTATTGGATCTGATGAATCTATCCTAGATCCAACCGTACACGACAACCCTGCTCTAGAGCAATATGTCTACCTCCCAGGGGTAagtcaaaagaaaagaacactCACAAGTTTTTTCCCAAGCGTGCAATTTAAACTTAAACTACCTACACCACATTAGCTCACCCTCTATCTGCTTGAAATTATGATGCATTCACTGCTTTAATCATATAGTTCAAACATATTACAATATAATTGGccattatatatatgcaaagtAAAATATCATTGCAGTAAACATATAGAAGAATAACAACcactacaagataattgagctatcgccaccaatttattacaatgaaaaataattcgtggcaatatattatactatcGCAATGATATTTTTTCTGTGGCAAATAGCTATAATTTGTTGCAACGATttacaatcgttgttttattcaGTATCTTTGTTGCAATAGGAAATGAGCTATTGCCACAACAAACATTactattgcaaaaaaaacatgttctatcgccacacatttaatttttgtggcaatttgcatggtacatggtacttttcactattttctattgccatgataaacaaattcgttgcaataaaaatttatcatctcataatttaacttattcttttcatatggacacggattaggacaaattttatatgaaatttatagcTCGCGATGAGATTtacaacttaaattttttatttgaaatattttaaatactCAAATTCATGATTCAAATCTTAGTTAGACAGTCTCAAATGGAATTGCatgcatttttaaacaaaattgatgcgtaggtgagttggtcATGGAGAGCGCGCGTGGAGAGAtcttgggttcgaatcctagccatgacaagatatcagaagaaaataattaggatgataaattaatattgaaatatttaattttgtacgtagaactaatgccacacatggagtggtagcaatagttatttattgcaacgatgtgaagtgtcgcaatatatattttttgccacatccattttatggaaatatcaaattttattacaactaaataaaaatcattgcaataacctattaccacgctatttattaccacggctagcaacgattttaagattgtggcaacatgtatctattACCACAATTTTAGCATTGATGCTACAATTTTTTTCGTggcgataaattatttttctagtagtgaacaAGACACATTGCACCCATATGAATAATAATTTTAACAAacaatactaatatatatatctacatgTACATCATTATTTTTTAGACAATTGTATTAAGGTATTTGTATCCACACACAACCCAATTGTGCTCACAAATGTTTTTTTAGTCACCTTGATATAAATAGGCTGCAACTAAAGTCTATATCTCAAAGCAGCTCCTGCTAATGCGATTACATCCAAGCCTGGCTTAGTCATACATTCGTCATAGATCAAGTTCGAAGGACCAGTTCAGGATAGGGCCAATTTAAACATGGATTTACCAAGAGTAGGCATTCGGGTATAAAAAAATGAGATACATTCTATGGTGATGTAGCAGACACATCCTACGAAGCTAAAGAGAGTACCACGCATGCAGCCATTCAATGCCttcagagaaagaaaaatattgcaATAAAGGATCTACTGAGAAGAAACTCCACACAACCAAGCAAATGTTAGACCTGTTTGCACATAGTCTAGAACTCCACAGAAACGAAGGTCACCTCCTCCAACAGAACCAACAGAAATATAACATGTTAGTGAATGAGATCAACATGATCTGTGCCCAAAGTGCATTATACCTTCCCAAACATGTCAAATGGTTGGGACAACCAGCATGGCCAAACAAATGATATCTCTGTTGCATACATTGGCCGTTCTCCACCTCTCACATCAAATGAGATACTTGCAAAGCATCTGATAGCTCTTATGCAGTACAAGCATGATCGATCATCCTTCCTTCCCACATAGGCAAGTATTATTCAATCTCCTACATTATACATATGAGTATTTTCAATGTACCAACAGGTCATTACTAAACAATGTCTATTACCGACCAAGCTATGCATCCCAAATAATGAATTGCATGGATTTTCATTTTGCAGGATAAACAAATGTGTATGTCACATGGCTAGGAAATCCAAATGTGGCTAAACCATCAAAGTGTTGTGTCCACATTGTGCTAGCTTGCATTTGCCCCTTTTTGTAGCATATGTTCAAACCGCTTGGGCCATCATAATTGATGAGCAAAACAATATATCCCTATATGTTATCACTACTTTTATAATGTTAAGGTTGTTCAAATATTGTACCATGTACATATCGTACCTGATGTTATCTGTATAAATTTCGTATCCTGTACACATAGATATCGACTCCATGTAAAATAATCTACTCTATGTTACTGTTGTTTCCTCTTTTATGTAAAAATGTCTATGCCTATTATCTTCATCACCATCTTATTCACAGTTGAATAACATGCAACCTCCTGTTTGCATACTTCTTATTAATCTTAAGGAAAACAATTTATTATGATAACTATGacaaacttttttatatatgcaaTGAAAAATACTTAACTCATGGCTCATATAAGATCCCTTGACCAAAGCTGAATAAAACCGCGCGCGGCATAGCGCGCGTTTATTGCTAGTCAGCTTTATAGCTGAGAATAAAGATTGCACGCAGGCcaaaacacaaaaaaacaaaGCCCTCAGAACCGTGATAACATGTCATCCAACAGTCGATCTAAGAAACTGCACGGCAGTCATTGTGTTCTCTTCCAGCTGCTCCAACTGGTTGGCGCCTTCCTTAGTCTATGCCACTgtctcaaaaagaaaatcactcGAAAGATCAGCGTGAGAGACGTAGAAGGGATCTTCTTAttgaaaatcatgtttttcctaGCTAGCCAAAGTGCCCAGGCTGTCGCCCCTAACAACATTATTAGGTTATTGGATTTATGTCATGGTAAGCCaacaaactgttcaaaaaataattgatgaCATAAAGAGGGAGGGGCTCCCCAATCTAGTGCATATCTTAGAATACACTACAGGAAAGTGGCCAAAGGACAAGTGAAAACAATGTGATCAGCATCCTCTGAGCTGTGGCACAGGGTGCAGCTATCCCCTCCCCCTATACGACAACAGTGAAAGAATCAGAAGATACAATCAACCTGTTAAAAGGAAGGGTAGAATACCGAAAGAGCATCAACAATGAATCAATCTAATATTGACGGTTGGCAGATGTGATTGCTTGGTCCTCAACTCTAGGGTCGTTGAATATTAGCACCCATCGTTGCTGCTCTTGGCGGAGAGATATAATAATGTTTTCATCTACGGAGAATTTGAGATCAGAACGAAGGGGATCAACACGTCAGAGGTTAATATTTACAGTGGGTCGGATGGGCTGAAAAAGGCTAGTATAGTTTATTTAACACGGATTCTCGATACAATCTACGATCGTGATCTTATGAGAGCTCGTAAAAAATACCCAGGTATAGAGTATAGACGGCAAATTACATTGCTACCctcattaattatattttaatcatCTTTTGCAAAGCAagcattaatttttttagtgagAGCACAAGTATAACTAGTATGGTTGTTTTAATTAAAGGGTAGGAAGAGAAAGACAACGTCACTGAAAATGCTTTGGAATATAAGAgagacaaatatttttatataaatcttaaatgctacaagcctacaacgacaaattatttgaaattagACTACTAAAAGAAGCTGTTGTATCATAACCTACAGTCAGGGTCTAAAATGCAAATACTGTATCTGTTTCATAGTATAAGTCTATTAGGGATTATGGATaacacatacctaatagtagtcgactaagcACGACGAGACCCACCATATatcaagtcttatacggaattaTACCTTGTATATataaggagttccggataaagaagaaaaatagagttcaacttggaaacgacaaggactaacCAGATCatatctactccctccttccctaaatgtttgacaccgttgacttttttaaacatgtttgaccgttcgtcttattcaaaaacttttgtgaaatgtgtaaaactatatgtatacataaaagtatatttagcaataaatcaaatgataggaaaagaattaataattacttaaattttttgaataagacgagcggtcaaatatttttaaaaaagtcaacagcgtcaaaaattttgggatggagggagtatatttatCTCTAATTCTACTCAGTTAGGGGACATCTATGGTTATAAATAGAAGACCCTCTAGGAGGAAAGGGAGACACAAACCAAGATATGCCAGAACAAACCAATACAAGCCAAAACAAACCAATACATGCCACCTGGCATCGACTtcagagattagcctagacatACCCAATCTAGCGCATCAAaggccgacaagagggatctagcgctatctctgatctcaccGAGTACGTATTTGAGGCGGAAGACTACCCCGTCATCGACTATGTGTTGGTGTTCCATGCTGCCAAGCCGACGAcgactagataggttatcccaaatattgtatttgtatgattatgatgaataagagtaACATCGGTTTCGCCCAACAGGAGTAGTGTTGTTACCTTCCGATGAAGGggctcgaacctgtataaaaatctttATCTCTATGTATTTTACCTCAACCTTGTATATCCCCTgataccaacgatccccatacaatgcaaataccgtagtcgtgatctAAAACAACAACAAAGTCGATTTGGCTTTTCTAATGTCAAacgttttaaaattttgatcaagtttatagaaaaatatagtttatagctttaaattaattttattaaatctaacatttaatatatatatatatatatatatatatatattctacacccgggtatagaatagctattctatacccccctccctcccaagggccaaacccacctcccctcctTTTTAAGGGCTCAAAACCCACCTTCCACCTCAGTCAAAGGTCAGTCAAAGCACCCCCACGTCGGTCAAAACCCGGTCAAACTGCCTACTAActcccccaccacccacctcttctcagctctcgtctTGTGAAACAGTGCAGTAACGCGACATCCATTGTGCAGTAAAACTGTGTCTTATGTGCAGTAACAACattcaaatttagttgaaatatagtcatgacggatctacttttgataagcatttttttttctaacatcatggtacaaacggttttaaaaaatcatacatcACATGAGAGATATTGTTATTCGAAgcttgggttttttttatcttaactctccacaagtagtaatactatagcATTACTACTTGTTACTACTATCTGTAATGCGTTACTACAATCACTACAAGAGATCTTATGATAGGTGACGTTTCATTTACGTCACAAACACATAAAATTTTGTCACATTTCGTAATCTGTGATGCTCGCGTGACGAAAATTCATTCGTCACCTATCATGCGTCTCTAATGACGTTCTATGACGAAACCTTATTTTTTTCGTCATTAATCTAGTGACGATCCTTCCGTCGTCATAACTTTGTGATGCTCATATTCGTCATTATCTAGCCTATAAAACGTCATAAACTTTATTATGGGCTGTCAAGAACCATGTAGTTCTCGTGGGCTAAGCCCAATTGTAAATCTTGTCAGCTTTAGGCCTAGCCCATCTAAAAAATAGCAATTTACATACTACTGGCCTGTTTAGAGCAATGTCGTAAGCAACCTGATTATGGGCCAAATCCAATTACGTAGCAATTTATACACTATTTCAGCCCAGTTTGCTAATCCATTTGTAGCAGACTAGCAATACCAGTACCAGATACCAAGTGGGCCAAGCCCATTTCAAAAGACTATACAAGCCCAATAAATCATATAGCACAAAATTACAGCCCTTATAATAGCCAATAAAAACCAATGGTCATCTAATACAGTGCAAATACATATGTGCCAACCCAGTCACATATTCAAATACAATCAGTCACAAGTTCACTGACCATGAATACATTACAGGTTAACTAGCCAAAACAAAATACATCGGCACATAATCAGGTTCAGTACATTAGTACTGACTTAACACATAATCACATGTCAAAATACATCTGTACCAACCCAACCACGTCCAAATACAATCTCAGGTTCACTTACCAAACACAAAACCATGTGTCGAAATCACACCAACCAAAATACCACTGCCGTCTCATCATGAATCATCAAGGCGACACGAAGAGGATGGACAAACCTTACATCTGAAATTACATGCAAACAATTTGTAAATACAAGATGCAaaaatttgtaaacaaaacatgCCATCACACTCTGAAAGATTTTTTGTATGCAGAGTTAATGGGTTATATACAACAAGCAATCATTGTAAAGTTTTCTTATCCATAAAGCAATTGTTGCTTCAGGATATTTACATCGACACTTTAGCAAGAGATGTAAATAAGTAATTACGTTTGCACTTATAGGTTATTCTTGGAGACAGTATGTTAACTAAATTCTAACTATAATATATCAATGTATTTTTTATGCATGCCCAGAATAGTGTATGGGCTGACCTGGAAATGATAAAACACAGAAGAGTGAAGAATCCCAATTTAATCCAAGTTTGATGGAAATAATATAATCCTAAGGAGATAGAATAAATAACTTCTTTTCAGTAGTAAGCTAAAAATCTGTCAAATACTACAAACTAAATTGAGGAGCAAGAGCTGAGCTCCTGCAATCAGAAAGTACCCGGAGAACAAAATCACAGGAGGGAGCAAGAAACAGTTGCTGCTCTTAAAACttgctttcaagtttcaactacAAAATTATTCCAGTGAACACAACAGGCAAACCCCAAACGTCTTCTCTAGTTTGTTACAGTCATATAATTGTAGAGAGCATGCAAGGCACACTTGTCGTATATAAAAAAAGCTTAACATCGTTAAGTCAAAGTACAAAGAACGTGTCGAATGAGTTTTTCTTTAGACCAACAATGTAATTCTTACTCTACGATATACCTGTATACTCCATCTCGAAAAAAATGCAATTCTTACTCTAGGCAGACTATACATTACCCTGCTTAGTCAATACTCAAAATTAGTTCCAAGAACATGTAATTAACGCAGctattaatcatgtttgtcaTTAGTAAAACAAAGACAACACAAACCTGTAGAAACCATCCAAGAAGAAACTGGATGAGAGTCTCCTCGCCAAGTTCATGTCTGCCAAAGTTTCCCAATGACCAGTCTCGGAATTGTACAGCTCGGCAGATTTCAGCACCTGTCCATTCTTATCACACCCACCAGCGACAATAGCAATTTCATCAAAGCTTCCTGAGGCAAAGAGCACTACTAGACATTCAATTATTAACGATGAAGAGTAAACAGTCCTGGTCGTTACAGACTTACAGTTAATTCCAGCTAGTTAAACCAAAACTGACGACCACCATATTAGTCCTTGTTAAAATTATGTGGTATACGGTCGTTATTTGGGCATCTATTTCTCCCCGTATTTCCCGACGCGAGGTGGCCCATTAACGTGACCCTTTGAGGAGCCCAACACACGCTGCTAGATCAAGTAAGTTTGAGGTAATCTTAGAGCAGTACCTATCCTAATTTTTAATTCAGTTTGGATGATATTAGTTGACGCCTAATTGCAAGATTTTGCTTGATCCAAAAGTTTTGCAGTTATTTTCCAGAAATGCTGGACCACCAATTCAAGCAAATGAGCAGAGTTGCAGCAACTCTTCGTGACCTCTGAACTCTCCCACTAGTAGCACACAAACATGAAGAATTGACAGGTTTGCGTTTATAACAAGTTGTGTACTATGCACAAGTTCTTGCAGTAAATATAAGCAGTTTGAATGCTTCAACCTTGCACAGAGTCATTACTGATTGCTAATGCTGCCTACTTCAATACTACTTTGAGAAATAACTAGGTACAAGTTAAAGATTTCAGTTTGCTTATGGTTCATGGATTATTGTAGTTACCAAATGAGCATCCATTAAGTAAATGGTTGGTATTCTCCTCACCTTGCTGCCTGACATGTTTGATTTCATTGGAGTGCATCTGGACCAACCACAGACCAGTAAATTGTACATCCAAATAGCAAGAACTGCAAATTGTTGTTACCTTGTATATTGATAATGAACTGCAACTTCTTTATCCACTGCTTCCATCTAAGATGTCCTGAGAGCACAAACTTTTTAACATTACCTAATTATTAAATCAATGGGCACCAAGAACATAATGAACCcagatcataaaaaaaatctttgttttctgtgaAAATCTTCATTTATCTGAGAAACGAAGAAGGCGACGCCAAAGACGAGCCGTCGAAGTCGGCCCAGGTGACCTCCGCGTCGTGACCCGTGCTTCCCATCCCAGAGGTGACCACGGCGGTGACATGGGGGCAATCTCAACAGGTCAAGTCAGCTTCGATCAGAGGAGGTACCAAGGGGAAAGAATAGGggagggaggacggcggcgacggaggagggaaggagggggCGAGggtggccgggcggcggcgctggagttGGGTGGGAGGccgagccgctgccgccgtcgcccggtGGACCCCCTCCGAACCCGCACACAAGAGGCGCGACCTCCGGCGCCGGTGGGTGCGGAGGCGGATCCCGAGGCGGCGTGGGCTTCTCCTGGCTCGCCATACCACCTCAGGGCCTTGAATCCTTGATCCTTCAGCCGCTTGGGTGTCGGACAGCCTTCCCGACGAAGGACCAGCGGAGATCGAGGCTGCCCTTccgaggacggcgccgccggatccgccgccgcaggcTGTCGCCGTGCCCGCCACCCGCCACCGTCGTTGCCGTGCCCGCCGCTGCCGGGGCCGCCACTCCCGCCCGCTCCCAACCTCCAgtcggtgagagagagagaggagaggaggaaagagtGAGAAGAGaggctgagaggagaggagaggagaggataaaatatcaggagagagaagaggagatgaaaaaatttggaggagggaaaaaaattaatttcaaaatattaaaacttcaaATCGAATTTTAttatactaaatgaactcatgtgaaaaagttgttagaaataaa contains these protein-coding regions:
- the LOC127774438 gene encoding F-box/kelch-repeat protein At5g60570-like isoform X8; this encodes MHSNEIKHVRQQGSFDEIAIVAGGCDKNGQVLKSAELYNSETGHWETLADMNLARRLSSSFFLDGFYRVMYSLPRVRIAFFSRWSIQM
- the LOC127774438 gene encoding F-box/kelch-repeat protein At5g60570-like isoform X7, whose translation is MEAVDKEVAVHYQYTRCTPMKSNMSGSKNGQVLKSAELYNSETGHWETLADMNLARRLSSSFFLDGFYRVMYSLPRVRIAFFSRWSIQM
- the LOC127774438 gene encoding uncharacterized protein LOC127774438 isoform X9 encodes the protein MEAVDKEVAVHYQYTRCTPMKSNMSGSKNGQVLKSAELYNSETGHWETLADMNLARRLSSSFFLDGFYRCKVCPSSSCRLDDS
- the LOC127774438 gene encoding F-box/kelch-repeat protein At1g74510-like isoform X3, translating into MHSNEIKHVRQQGEENTNHLLNGCSFGSFDEIAIVAGGCDKNGQVLKSAELYNSETGHWETLADMNLARRLSSSFFLDGFYRVMYSLPRVRIAFFSRWSIQM
- the LOC127774438 gene encoding uncharacterized protein LOC127774438 isoform X4; the protein is MEAVDKEVAVHYQYTRCTPMKSNMSGSKVRRIPTIYLMDAHLNGQVLKSAELYNSETGHWETLADMNLARRLSSSFFLDGFYRCKVCPSSSCRLDDS
- the LOC127774438 gene encoding F-box/kelch-repeat protein At5g60570-like isoform X5 encodes the protein MHSNEIKHVRQQVVLFASGSFDEIAIVAGGCDKNGQVLKSAELYNSETGHWETLADMNLARRLSSSFFLDGFYRVMYSLPRVRIAFFSRWSIQM
- the LOC127774438 gene encoding F-box/kelch-repeat protein At5g60570-like isoform X6 encodes the protein MHSNEIKHVRQQVLFASGSFDEIAIVAGGCDKNGQVLKSAELYNSETGHWETLADMNLARRLSSSFFLDGFYRVMYSLPRVRIAFFSRWSIQM
- the LOC127774438 gene encoding F-box/kelch-repeat protein At5g60570-like isoform X2, which codes for MEAVDKEVAVHYQYTRCTPMKSNMSGSKVRRIPTIYLMDAHLNGQVLKSAELYNSETGHWETLADMNLARRLSSSFFLDGFYRVMYSLPRVRIAFFSRWSIQM
- the LOC127774438 gene encoding F-box/kelch-repeat protein At5g60570-like isoform X1 — protein: MHSNEIKHVRQQGEENTNHLLNGCSFVLFASGSFDEIAIVAGGCDKNGQVLKSAELYNSETGHWETLADMNLARRLSSSFFLDGFYRVMYSLPRVRIAFFSRWSIQM